In Candidatus Eisenbacteria bacterium, a single genomic region encodes these proteins:
- a CDS encoding sugar transferase codes for MSPESGKSDNAAAPRNFYARSGKRMLDVLMALPILLIFALPMLFIALLVKLEDGEEVFYRQERIGRDGRPFHLIKFRSMVVGAEHKGAGIRVMEHDSRVSGIGRFLRKTSLDELPQLFNVIKGDISIVGPRPGLRFQVDLYDENQRGRLLVRPGITGWAQVNGRNTIDWERRIQLDLEYIRRLSLAMDLLVLLKTIPTVLYSSDVIATSDYWGDKLRARTAQRHEGEEVKESTPSSGDPVDPAD; via the coding sequence ATGAGTCCAGAAAGCGGAAAATCCGACAATGCGGCGGCCCCCCGCAATTTCTACGCACGGAGCGGCAAAAGGATGCTTGACGTCCTGATGGCCCTGCCGATCCTGCTGATCTTCGCACTTCCTATGCTCTTCATCGCCCTCCTCGTCAAACTGGAGGATGGAGAAGAGGTTTTCTACCGCCAGGAGCGCATCGGCAGAGACGGCCGCCCCTTCCACCTCATAAAGTTCCGTTCGATGGTCGTCGGGGCCGAGCATAAGGGGGCGGGGATCCGGGTGATGGAGCACGATTCCCGTGTTTCCGGCATCGGGCGGTTTCTTCGCAAGACGAGTTTGGATGAACTTCCACAGCTCTTTAACGTGATCAAGGGGGATATCAGCATTGTCGGACCGCGACCCGGGTTGAGATTTCAGGTCGATCTTTATGATGAAAACCAGCGGGGCCGGCTTCTCGTCCGGCCGGGGATCACCGGCTGGGCCCAGGTTAACGGCCGGAACACGATTGATTGGGAACGACGGATCCAGCTCGATCTGGAATATATCCGGCGTCTCTCCTTGGCGATGGATCTTCTCGTACTGCTCAAAACGATCCCCACCGTTCTTTATAGTTCCGACGTGATCGCCACCTCGGATTATTGGGGGGATAAATTGAGAGCGCGAACCGCCCAACGCCATGAGGGAGAAGAGGTTAAAGAATCGACTCCAAGCTCCGGGGATCCGGTCGATCCGGCGGATTAA
- a CDS encoding acyl carrier protein: MTDPIINEIVSYLKRSTSIRLNGCPPQTCSLDSLDSLEMFGFINFIENSFGITVLDREVRPEHFDTVAATAQFINRKRGGIN; encoded by the coding sequence ATGACCGATCCCATCATTAATGAGATTGTATCGTACTTGAAGCGATCCACGTCGATCCGGCTGAACGGGTGCCCGCCGCAGACGTGCTCTTTGGATTCATTGGATTCCCTCGAGATGTTCGGGTTTATCAATTTTATTGAAAACTCATTTGGGATTACCGTTCTGGATCGCGAGGTGCGGCCGGAGCATTTCGATACGGTCGCCGCAACCGCTCAATTCATCAATAGGAAACGTGGCGGAATAAATTAG
- a CDS encoding acyl--CoA ligase yields the protein MNRSSRDLFNEILFEPLASFTGPAVLGPEICHYPGLLKRVDCLADRLRGAGLEDSMRVGICCDPSPEYIVSLLAVLRSGATALMLSPTWTRFEVDRCIQSVNPSFLLTHGANPGTGGVHSTIDTDEKSLRILDCRRGTLEAGRPGDAVIIFTSGTSGLPKGVVLSAGGLLSNVAAIREYLEVEAKDAAPLFTPTCYAYAVSQVLVQILGRAAICPIRRGLRYPILILEAIQQFGLKGLSANPTSFKILMKTAAGEDLDLTSLRYAMGGGQFLARQVVDDMQQCFPNSGVVNQYGCTENSPRISYHWVRDHEQPLTGKSLPVGRAVRGTELMVADEQANPVSEGEIGQVMIRGTSLMSRYWRMPGETKEKFIKGWLKTGDVGLLDSEQNLVLIGRMTDSINIGNEKVDPGEIEGYIQELPEIQEAAILGVEDPLLGEAVEAVVQVVEQNTLTESEVTLKCRSYLKELVSAYKIPRKIHLRQSLPRNLYGKLDRKRLREWIADPGK from the coding sequence ATGAACCGTTCCAGCCGTGATCTCTTCAATGAAATCCTCTTTGAACCGCTGGCTTCGTTCACCGGCCCGGCTGTCTTGGGGCCCGAGATTTGTCATTATCCGGGTCTTCTGAAGAGGGTTGATTGTCTAGCGGATCGATTGCGCGGCGCCGGACTCGAAGACTCGATGCGGGTCGGGATTTGCTGCGATCCGTCTCCAGAATATATCGTTTCGCTTCTGGCGGTGCTTCGCAGTGGGGCGACGGCTTTGATGCTGAGCCCGACCTGGACCCGGTTCGAGGTTGATCGTTGTATCCAATCGGTGAACCCTTCTTTTCTTCTCACACATGGGGCGAATCCGGGGACGGGCGGCGTCCATTCCACGATCGACACGGATGAAAAGTCACTCCGTATTCTCGATTGCCGTCGCGGGACGCTTGAGGCCGGACGGCCCGGTGATGCCGTGATTATCTTTACATCCGGTACGAGCGGGTTGCCTAAAGGCGTCGTTCTCTCTGCAGGAGGCCTTCTTTCAAATGTCGCCGCCATCAGGGAATATCTCGAGGTAGAGGCAAAGGATGCTGCCCCTCTCTTTACCCCCACCTGCTATGCCTATGCGGTCTCACAGGTTCTTGTACAAATCTTGGGGAGGGCCGCCATCTGTCCCATCCGCCGCGGATTGAGATATCCGATCCTCATTTTGGAGGCGATCCAGCAGTTCGGTCTGAAGGGGCTCTCGGCGAATCCGACAAGTTTTAAAATCCTCATGAAGACGGCCGCCGGTGAAGATCTCGATCTGACCTCGCTCCGATATGCGATGGGCGGGGGGCAGTTTCTCGCCCGTCAGGTCGTCGATGACATGCAACAGTGTTTCCCGAACAGCGGGGTTGTGAATCAGTATGGATGCACGGAAAATTCTCCCCGGATCAGCTATCACTGGGTTCGTGATCATGAGCAACCCCTAACCGGAAAATCGTTACCGGTGGGACGGGCCGTGCGTGGAACAGAACTGATGGTCGCTGACGAGCAGGCGAATCCGGTTTCCGAGGGCGAGATCGGCCAGGTGATGATTCGCGGGACCAGTCTGATGAGCCGCTACTGGCGGATGCCGGGCGAAACGAAAGAGAAATTTATCAAAGGTTGGCTCAAAACCGGTGACGTCGGTTTGCTCGATTCCGAGCAGAATCTTGTTCTTATCGGACGAATGACCGATTCGATCAATATCGGAAATGAAAAGGTCGATCCCGGCGAAATCGAGGGGTATATCCAGGAATTGCCCGAGATCCAGGAGGCGGCGATTCTCGGTGTCGAAGACCCGCTCCTTGGTGAAGCGGTGGAGGCGGTGGTTCAAGTCGTTGAACAGAACACCCTCACCGAATCAGAAGTGACCCTTAAATGCCGCTCCTATCTCAAGGAGCTCGTCTCAGCCTATAAAATCCCCAGGAAAATCCATCTCCGGCAATCCCTGCCGCGGAATCTCTACGGAAAACTCGATCGAAAACGTCTTCGGGAGTGGATCGCCGATCCTGGGAAGTAA
- the aksA gene encoding homoaconitate hydratase (in Methanococcus jannaschii this protein catalyzes the condensation of alpha-ketoglutarate and acetyl-CoA to form trans-homoaconitate; functions in alphaketosuberate synthesis which is a precursor in coenzyme B and biotin synthesis) has protein sequence MTEKATGVILSDTTLRDGEQTYGIVFTNEQKLQIASLLNQAGVTEIEAGFPASGGYEGEYLDELVSRRRDGLLACRILGWHRPIPAEIDWSRKRGMDGCCASIPSSEFMIANVLRKDRSFVLKAMTDAMRHGKSLDLYMVADFQDAFSADPVFRMELIAAVREAGADRIRLCDTVGRTDPISVQRILQEVWEQEDIDIEVHAHNDLGMAAANAVVGARTYLDLKESGKISGARKYFVSTAVNGIGERAGNAALEVVTAAMELTLNVDTGIDMTRFHELCHYVQVAADRPLPVNHPVVGDNNWRHSSGIHVDGVLKALNTYELISPELVGRDASARTIGVSKHSGRVALKTNANRLGFEMTEKQLEELLPMIAARTVEAGRYLTDEELSIIIRAKLGKGF, from the coding sequence ATGACGGAAAAGGCTACAGGCGTTATTTTATCAGACACGACTCTGCGGGATGGGGAACAAACCTATGGGATTGTCTTCACCAATGAGCAGAAGCTGCAAATCGCCTCGTTACTGAATCAGGCCGGTGTCACCGAGATTGAAGCGGGATTTCCGGCTTCAGGAGGATACGAAGGGGAATATCTCGATGAGTTGGTGTCGAGACGCCGTGACGGCCTGTTGGCGTGTCGAATTTTGGGATGGCACCGGCCGATCCCAGCCGAAATCGACTGGTCACGGAAGAGGGGAATGGATGGTTGTTGCGCGTCGATTCCGTCTTCCGAGTTCATGATCGCGAATGTCCTGCGAAAGGATCGATCCTTTGTTCTAAAAGCGATGACGGACGCGATGAGGCATGGCAAGAGTCTCGACCTCTATATGGTCGCCGATTTTCAGGATGCTTTCAGCGCCGATCCTGTCTTCCGGATGGAATTGATCGCCGCCGTGCGGGAGGCGGGAGCAGACCGGATCCGCCTCTGTGATACGGTGGGGCGTACCGATCCGATCAGTGTGCAACGGATATTACAAGAGGTCTGGGAGCAGGAAGATATCGACATCGAGGTTCATGCCCACAATGACTTGGGTATGGCGGCTGCGAATGCCGTTGTCGGGGCGCGCACCTATCTGGATTTAAAAGAGTCGGGGAAAATATCCGGCGCCAGAAAGTATTTTGTTTCCACGGCGGTGAACGGTATCGGAGAGAGGGCGGGTAATGCCGCCCTCGAGGTTGTCACGGCGGCGATGGAGCTGACGCTCAATGTCGATACCGGAATCGACATGACCCGATTCCATGAATTATGTCATTATGTGCAAGTCGCGGCCGACCGGCCCTTGCCGGTGAATCACCCCGTGGTGGGGGATAATAACTGGCGGCATTCCAGCGGTATTCATGTCGACGGTGTTCTCAAGGCGCTCAACACCTATGAACTGATTTCACCTGAACTTGTCGGCCGGGATGCCTCGGCGCGTACTATCGGTGTTTCCAAGCACAGCGGGCGGGTCGCCCTTAAAACCAACGCCAACCGCTTGGGCTTCGAAATGACCGAAAAGCAGTTGGAGGAGTTGCTGCCGATGATCGCGGCGAGAACCGTGGAAGCGGGCCGCTATCTGACGGATGAAGAACTTTCGATTATCATCAGGGCGAAACTGGGAAAGGGTTTCTGA